The following are encoded together in the Aciduricibacillus chroicocephali genome:
- a CDS encoding glycosyltransferase family 2 protein: MALLSNKLNYMFMDKEKFLKRIKYNNEGYYIHYKIRGDYKVTVVMPVYNAEQTIARTIDSIIAQTIGFENIQLLIIDDLSTDSSREIILDYSKDYPNIFPVFLKENSGSPATPRNLGIQLATGKYITFIDSDDWFHGAGIEVLYNLLEKTNDQYAVGKTIKVDDKGEYIIGEYNNWADRESIDPYSIDRIFHHLGPTARMMNTAFLQERNIQFPNMKFAEDKQFFIDVITQCKTISTSKEIIYYANRYSDNMSLTTTTTIFEKTDTNISLINYVKRKNLPVQLEKMVLNRLYEFDCITRLFDRGHFLRSTEKEKYYEKFQEVLDTTKDLRYEFLDSFYEPWHKRLIELFRMDAYDDLVKLIEWNRNVSTKDFYIENSLPYYHLPLNKIKSARINMLALHHATITESDRLLLQYRIYGDFKDEIQTLVFRQRHNDLNELEFPIKFVGDNLYETSIPYEHISKIGSASYSVYIKYRNYMKLPVRMNSREIIKYDEKKLDFYVTVSDNFGFTLK, from the coding sequence ATGGCTTTGCTGAGCAACAAATTGAATTATATGTTCATGGATAAAGAGAAATTCTTAAAACGCATCAAGTACAACAATGAAGGCTATTATATACACTACAAAATTAGAGGAGATTATAAGGTTACGGTCGTCATGCCCGTTTATAACGCTGAACAAACAATCGCAAGGACAATTGATTCCATCATTGCCCAGACAATCGGATTCGAGAACATTCAGCTACTTATAATAGATGACCTATCTACAGACTCTTCAAGAGAAATCATCCTGGATTACAGCAAAGACTATCCCAACATCTTCCCTGTCTTCCTTAAGGAGAATTCCGGCTCTCCGGCAACTCCCAGGAATCTCGGCATACAGCTTGCAACGGGAAAATATATTACATTCATTGACTCAGATGACTGGTTCCACGGAGCTGGAATAGAAGTGCTATACAATTTGCTCGAAAAGACAAACGACCAGTATGCTGTAGGCAAGACAATCAAAGTAGATGACAAAGGCGAATACATCATCGGTGAATACAACAACTGGGCAGACAGAGAGTCCATCGACCCGTATTCCATCGACCGGATATTCCACCATTTGGGTCCGACAGCCAGAATGATGAACACCGCTTTTCTTCAAGAGAGAAACATTCAATTCCCTAACATGAAATTCGCCGAAGATAAGCAGTTTTTCATAGACGTTATTACACAGTGCAAAACGATCTCGACTTCAAAAGAAATCATCTATTATGCCAACCGCTACAGCGATAATATGAGTCTGACAACAACAACGACTATTTTCGAGAAAACCGATACAAATATATCTCTAATCAATTATGTAAAACGCAAGAACCTCCCTGTTCAATTGGAAAAGATGGTACTGAATAGATTGTATGAATTTGACTGTATTACGCGTCTATTCGACAGAGGTCATTTCCTCCGTTCGACCGAGAAGGAAAAATACTATGAGAAATTCCAGGAAGTTCTCGACACTACAAAAGATCTCCGTTATGAATTTTTGGATAGCTTCTACGAGCCTTGGCACAAGAGACTCATCGAGCTGTTCAGAATGGATGCCTATGATGACCTTGTAAAATTGATTGAATGGAACCGGAATGTCAGTACGAAGGATTTCTATATTGAAAACAGCTTGCCTTATTATCATTTGCCTCTGAATAAAATCAAATCGGCTCGGATCAATATGCTCGCACTTCACCATGCAACAATCACAGAATCAGACAGGCTGCTTCTTCAATACAGAATTTACGGAGATTTTAAGGACGAAATCCAGACACTTGTGTTCAGACAGCGACATAACGATTTGAATGAGCTAGAATTCCCAATCAAATTCGTCGGGGACAATCTCTATGAAACTTCCATACCTTATGAACATATTAGTAAAATCGGCTCAGCCAGCTATTCCGTTTATATCAAATACCGTAATTATATGAAGCTGCCCGTCAGAATGAATTCCAGGGAAATCATTAAATATGATGAGAAAAAACTGGATTTCTATGTGACGGTTTCGGATAATTTCGGCTTCACCTTAAAATAA
- a CDS encoding winged helix-turn-helix transcriptional regulator, which yields MHLISKRWVGLILFELCKGPRRFSEMEANLPISGRLLSERLKMLEREEMVNRSVYTEYPVRIEYSLTEKGHAIQPVIGELEKWAEEWVQTEEHEYSS from the coding sequence ATGCATCTTATCAGTAAGCGCTGGGTCGGCCTCATACTCTTTGAGCTGTGCAAAGGCCCTAGGCGATTCTCTGAAATGGAAGCAAATCTTCCGATCAGCGGAAGGCTGCTCTCCGAACGTTTGAAAATGCTTGAACGCGAGGAAATGGTGAATCGTTCCGTGTATACGGAATACCCCGTCCGAATAGAATATTCACTTACTGAAAAAGGACATGCTATCCAGCCTGTCATCGGGGAACTTGAAAAGTGGGCCGAAGAATGGGTACAAACCGAGGAACATGAATATTCGAGCTGA
- the cls gene encoding cardiolipin synthase: MHIMPYILTAIMVFNLVLAFTIIFLERKDASSTWAWLMVLFFIPIAGFILYLIFGKSLRHKKIFTWDLKNRLGVKKAVNFQRRTIENDLFIYKKDFLSDYKDLVYLHLRNNDALFTQDNKVEVYTDGEKKFNALIEDLSQAKDHIHLLYYIIRNDELGKRLADVLVKKAQEGVEVRVLYDDMGSRTLSRKFIQRLRDAGAKVEAFFPPVIPKINFKINFRNHRKLAIIDGATGYIGGFNIGDEYLGKDPKFGYWRDTHLRISGDAVRHMQTRFILDWNQASRNEMLHEERYYASVPSGDTGVQIVSSGPDSDWEQIKYGYLKMILSAKESIYIQTPYFIPDESLSDAVRIAALSGVDVKIMIPNKPDHPFVYWATLSYIGDMLNAGAEIYIYQNGFLHAKTIVIDGKVASVGTANIDVRSFRLNFEVNAFLYDDHLAQKLCTAFHEDVKLSTQMTKKLYAKRSIGIKFKESVSRLLSPIL, from the coding sequence ATACACATCATGCCTTACATACTTACAGCGATTATGGTTTTCAACCTGGTTCTAGCGTTCACAATCATTTTCCTGGAACGCAAAGATGCAAGCTCGACATGGGCCTGGCTCATGGTTCTGTTCTTCATACCGATCGCCGGTTTCATCCTCTACCTGATTTTTGGGAAAAGCTTGCGTCACAAGAAAATCTTCACCTGGGACTTGAAGAATCGTCTTGGCGTTAAGAAGGCTGTCAATTTCCAAAGAAGGACCATCGAAAATGATCTTTTCATATATAAGAAAGATTTCCTTTCTGATTACAAAGACCTTGTCTACTTGCATTTACGCAATAATGATGCGCTCTTTACACAGGATAATAAGGTTGAAGTGTATACGGATGGCGAGAAAAAATTTAATGCTCTTATAGAGGACTTGAGTCAAGCGAAAGACCATATCCACTTGCTTTACTATATTATTCGTAATGATGAGCTTGGCAAGCGGCTTGCGGATGTGCTTGTAAAAAAGGCGCAGGAAGGTGTCGAAGTGCGTGTCCTTTATGATGATATGGGCTCGCGCACGCTAAGCAGGAAGTTCATTCAAAGACTACGTGATGCAGGGGCGAAGGTGGAGGCGTTTTTCCCTCCAGTCATTCCGAAGATCAACTTCAAGATCAATTTCCGCAATCATAGAAAACTCGCGATTATTGATGGAGCGACAGGTTATATCGGAGGATTCAATATCGGAGATGAATACCTTGGGAAGGATCCGAAGTTCGGCTATTGGCGTGATACACATCTGCGGATTAGCGGTGATGCTGTTCGCCATATGCAGACGCGCTTCATTCTTGACTGGAACCAGGCTTCAAGGAATGAGATGCTTCACGAGGAACGCTATTATGCTTCGGTTCCATCAGGCGATACAGGTGTCCAAATTGTATCGAGCGGTCCCGATTCAGACTGGGAACAGATCAAATATGGCTATCTGAAAATGATTTTGTCAGCGAAAGAAAGTATTTATATCCAGACTCCTTACTTCATTCCGGACGAGAGCTTGAGTGATGCTGTCAGGATTGCTGCGCTATCAGGAGTTGATGTAAAAATCATGATTCCGAACAAGCCAGATCATCCTTTTGTCTATTGGGCTACATTGTCCTATATAGGGGACATGCTCAATGCGGGAGCGGAGATTTATATTTATCAGAACGGTTTTCTCCATGCGAAGACAATTGTCATTGATGGTAAGGTCGCTTCAGTCGGAACTGCGAATATTGATGTGCGAAGCTTCCGCCTGAACTTTGAAGTAAATGCCTTCCTATATGATGATCATCTGGCGCAGAAGCTCTGCACGGCTTTTCATGAAGATGTGAAGCTGTCGACTCAGATGACGAAGAAGCTTTATGCAAAACGTTCCATCGGAATCAAGTTTAAAGAGTCTGTATCGCGGCTGTTATCACCAATATTATAA
- the rarD gene encoding EamA family transporter RarD, producing MERNTNMNYGILITFISYIIWGLLPLYWKLLGDVSPDQILAARIVWSFVFMLIALTVSGGWKKFTTEARMLLHDKRNLAKIVIAAFVITLNWLTYIWAVNTEHVIQASLGYYINPLVSILLGIVILKESLTRRQTAAVILAVVGVLYMAFDFGKFPWISLVLAFSFGIYGLLKKTVNLSAMTGLTIETLVVTPIALIYLWLAPTSSGFTFTELTERDLLLIGTGIATAVPLLLFATGAKHIPLALIGFIQYVAPTLMLLLGVFLYHEPFTRAHAVAFALIWAALFLYMSSLMRGRKRRKQN from the coding sequence ATGGAGCGAAACACGAATATGAATTATGGCATTCTCATCACATTTATCTCTTATATCATATGGGGGCTTCTGCCACTTTATTGGAAGCTGCTCGGTGACGTATCTCCTGATCAGATCCTTGCGGCAAGAATCGTCTGGTCATTTGTCTTCATGCTTATCGCACTTACAGTAAGTGGCGGCTGGAAGAAGTTCACTACTGAAGCGAGAATGCTATTGCATGACAAACGAAACTTGGCGAAAATCGTCATTGCTGCTTTTGTCATCACTCTGAACTGGCTCACATATATATGGGCAGTGAACACAGAGCATGTTATCCAGGCAAGCCTCGGTTACTACATCAATCCGCTCGTCAGCATCCTTCTCGGTATTGTCATTTTGAAGGAATCATTGACACGCAGGCAGACCGCAGCGGTCATTCTTGCTGTCGTGGGCGTACTCTACATGGCTTTTGACTTCGGAAAGTTCCCATGGATTTCCCTCGTCCTTGCCTTCAGCTTCGGCATTTATGGCCTTCTGAAGAAAACAGTCAACTTAAGCGCGATGACAGGTCTCACTATTGAAACACTCGTCGTCACCCCAATTGCGCTCATTTACTTATGGTTAGCGCCTACTAGCAGCGGTTTTACATTTACCGAACTGACTGAACGCGACCTGCTCTTAATTGGGACAGGCATTGCTACAGCAGTACCTCTGCTATTGTTCGCTACCGGTGCCAAACATATCCCGCTCGCACTGATCGGTTTCATCCAGTATGTGGCACCGACATTGATGCTTCTGCTCGGCGTATTCCTGTATCATGAACCATTTACAAGAGCACATGCAGTTGCCTTCGCTTTGATTTGGGCAGCTCTCTTCCTTTATATGAGTTCATTGATGCGCGGAAGGAAAAGGCGCAAGCAAAATTAG
- a CDS encoding O-acetylhomoserine aminocarboxypropyltransferase/cysteine synthase family protein, with protein sequence MSSFNFQHPETQLLHGGQIADPTTGSRAVPIYQTTSYVFKDTEHAQNLFALAEPGNIYTRIGNPTVDAFEQRVALLEDGSAAVAFSSGMAAISMAIMNIAGAGDEIIADSNLYGGTYNLFVHTLPKYGINVKFVDGGDLEAIENAITDKTKAIFGEVITNPSLNVFNIEGVAQVAHKHGVPLIIDNTFATPYVCKPAQWGADIIVHSATKWMGGHGTAIGGVVVDSGRFDWAASGRFPEFTEADESYHGLKYADLGPVAYAIKVRVQLLRDIGACISPQNAFLLLQGLETLHLRIERHNDNAIKVAEYLNGHPSVEWVNFPGLENHPSHAAAKKYFKSGFGSVITFGIKGGREAGRKLIDNIELWSHVANVGDAKSLIIHPASTTHQQLNEEGLKKSGVTEELVRLAVGLESTEDTLRDLDQAIAKATGTEPQLPHNEESVSKWLLTSPFDRADGGLRQKSIAVIGADDVREEVEGLKALGFGIQEVELASKVDEQTDAIWFANKEIAGCAVNKIGDKQVKVIFGTGEAADSYRNAGYTVIQNKTPFELAKALRNDRS encoded by the coding sequence ATGAGTTCATTCAATTTCCAACATCCGGAGACACAGCTTCTCCACGGCGGTCAGATCGCTGACCCGACTACCGGTTCACGTGCGGTGCCGATCTATCAGACTACTTCCTACGTTTTCAAAGATACAGAGCATGCCCAGAACCTATTCGCACTTGCCGAACCAGGTAACATTTACACTCGAATCGGCAACCCGACAGTTGATGCCTTCGAACAGCGTGTTGCGCTTCTTGAAGACGGTTCTGCTGCTGTCGCTTTCTCTTCCGGAATGGCTGCAATCTCAATGGCCATTATGAATATTGCGGGTGCAGGAGATGAAATTATCGCTGACAGCAACCTTTACGGCGGTACATACAATCTTTTCGTACATACATTGCCGAAATACGGCATTAACGTAAAGTTCGTCGATGGTGGAGATCTTGAAGCGATTGAAAACGCAATTACAGATAAGACGAAGGCAATTTTCGGAGAAGTCATTACGAATCCCAGTCTGAACGTATTCAATATTGAAGGTGTCGCACAAGTTGCTCACAAGCACGGTGTACCACTTATTATTGATAACACATTTGCAACGCCTTATGTATGCAAGCCAGCCCAATGGGGTGCAGATATCATCGTTCACTCTGCAACGAAATGGATGGGCGGACATGGTACAGCAATCGGCGGCGTAGTCGTAGACAGTGGACGTTTCGACTGGGCAGCAAGCGGACGTTTCCCTGAATTCACTGAAGCAGACGAAAGCTATCACGGATTGAAATATGCAGACCTTGGACCTGTTGCCTATGCAATCAAAGTACGCGTCCAACTGCTTCGCGATATCGGTGCTTGCATCAGCCCGCAGAACGCTTTCCTCCTTCTACAAGGCTTGGAAACATTGCATTTGCGCATTGAGCGCCATAACGACAATGCAATTAAAGTCGCTGAATATTTGAATGGCCATCCGAGCGTTGAATGGGTGAACTTCCCTGGACTTGAGAATCATCCTTCACATGCCGCTGCGAAGAAATACTTTAAATCCGGCTTCGGTTCTGTCATTACTTTCGGTATTAAAGGCGGACGCGAAGCAGGACGCAAGCTAATAGACAACATTGAATTGTGGTCCCATGTTGCAAACGTTGGTGATGCAAAATCTCTTATCATCCACCCTGCTTCTACAACACATCAGCAGTTGAATGAGGAAGGTCTCAAGAAAAGCGGCGTAACAGAAGAGCTTGTCCGTCTTGCGGTTGGTCTCGAATCAACAGAAGATACATTGCGTGATCTGGACCAGGCGATTGCCAAAGCTACAGGAACAGAACCGCAGCTGCCACATAATGAGGAATCTGTATCCAAATGGCTCCTTACTTCCCCGTTTGATCGTGCTGACGGCGGCCTTCGCCAAAAGTCCATCGCCGTAATCGGTGCAGATGATGTACGTGAAGAAGTGGAAGGTCTTAAAGCACTTGGCTTCGGAATCCAGGAAGTCGAGCTCGCTTCCAAGGTTGACGAACAGACAGATGCCATCTGGTTCGCTAACAAAGAAATCGCAGGATGCGCTGTCAACAAGATTGGCGATAAGCAAGTCAAAGTTATTTTTGGCACAGGCGAAGCAGCCGACAGCTATCGCAATGCAGGTTATACAGTCATCCAGAACAAAACACCATTTGAATTAGCCAAAGCACTGCGCAATGATCGCAGCTAA
- a CDS encoding SGNH/GDSL hydrolase family protein, producing the protein MKRRFLIGISLAILFIAGIGLYAVLKPGDDSRNVKPDPTQIQQNSARQQAMAKPRDPEQSGPEAKAVVGRKGFLSRKSTRVVALGDSLTQGVGDSTKSGGYIGILDRKVNGDRKKVRFDNFGHAGDRTDQLYRKIQDPKVSTAIADSDIVLITIGANDIMKIVKSNITNLNYDDFTEERGQYEERLQRVFNELQKINPDAKIYLLGFYNPFLKYFHDIPELNDIVKMWNKTSEMVTEENENIHYIPTKDLFDKSRGNVFYEDNFHPNDKGYQMMADRVLKYVNFK; encoded by the coding sequence ATGAAACGAAGATTCCTAATCGGAATAAGTTTAGCGATTTTGTTCATTGCCGGCATTGGACTCTATGCAGTTCTCAAACCAGGTGATGACTCTAGAAATGTAAAGCCTGACCCGACCCAAATCCAACAGAACAGCGCCAGGCAACAAGCAATGGCGAAGCCGAGAGACCCTGAACAATCAGGACCCGAAGCAAAGGCAGTGGTCGGCAGGAAGGGATTTTTATCAAGAAAAAGTACAAGAGTTGTAGCACTTGGGGATTCCTTGACACAGGGTGTAGGTGACAGTACGAAATCAGGCGGATATATCGGCATTCTCGATCGTAAAGTGAATGGAGATCGGAAAAAAGTCCGCTTTGACAACTTCGGTCATGCTGGTGACCGTACTGACCAGTTATATAGGAAGATACAAGACCCGAAAGTTTCAACCGCGATTGCCGACAGTGACATCGTGCTGATTACAATTGGGGCCAATGATATTATGAAAATAGTAAAGAGCAACATTACGAACCTCAATTATGATGACTTCACTGAAGAACGTGGACAATATGAAGAAAGGCTTCAGCGTGTCTTCAATGAGCTTCAGAAAATCAATCCTGATGCAAAGATCTACCTTCTCGGGTTCTATAACCCATTCCTGAAATACTTCCACGATATACCGGAGCTGAACGATATCGTCAAAATGTGGAACAAAACAAGTGAGATGGTAACAGAAGAGAATGAAAATATTCATTACATCCCGACAAAGGATCTCTTTGATAAATCAAGAGGAAATGTTTTCTATGAAGATAATTTCCACCCGAACGATAAAGGTTATCAGATGATGGCCGACCGTGTGCTGAAATACGTCAATTTCAAATAA
- a CDS encoding YpmS family protein encodes MPRQDRSKRIKWKTLFIILAAINIVAILTLAVLIFWPVKEETYPEYEQQKESNSSQFIVRTTKKNINEMIAAYLANVSQDNKYNFKVRLEEDVHLRGELPVFSSSVPLSVHLDPIVQENGDAILKVKTISVGMLELPNKNIMEYIRDHLPMPEWVKVNPRGEEIYVALTKMDIKSNFRVQAAHIDLPENNIAFKISVPYDTIGLD; translated from the coding sequence GTGCCCCGACAGGACAGAAGCAAACGCATCAAATGGAAGACCCTCTTTATCATCCTTGCAGCAATCAACATCGTTGCTATTTTGACTCTGGCCGTACTTATCTTCTGGCCAGTGAAAGAGGAGACTTACCCTGAATATGAACAACAAAAGGAATCAAACAGCTCTCAATTCATTGTTAGAACAACGAAGAAGAACATTAATGAGATGATTGCGGCTTATCTCGCCAATGTCTCCCAGGACAACAAGTACAACTTTAAGGTAAGGCTGGAGGAAGATGTCCATCTTCGGGGTGAACTCCCTGTCTTCTCATCATCAGTCCCGCTCTCCGTTCACCTGGATCCAATCGTACAGGAAAATGGAGACGCCATACTGAAGGTGAAGACCATTTCAGTAGGAATGCTAGAGTTGCCAAACAAGAACATCATGGAGTATATACGCGACCACCTTCCAATGCCTGAATGGGTCAAAGTGAACCCTAGAGGCGAAGAAATCTATGTGGCACTTACAAAGATGGATATCAAGAGTAACTTCCGTGTGCAAGCTGCCCATATCGATTTGCCAGAAAACAATATAGCTTTCAAAATTTCCGTTCCATACGATACAATCGGGCTTGACTGA
- a CDS encoding helix-turn-helix transcriptional regulator, producing the protein MVQSNQRRLLLLRKLIDEETDYENKISIQEIIERLKASLPQMKMDARTIRADLQALDATAFSIYSEKGKFGKLLYSRGERLFSNTELRILLDTVFAANFLPQKEKQRIVGKLKTLVSRPMARTLPDVLLDKNGPSWLFDRVQLQVQTLQNAMNGNRQIQFVYRKLEEKENVKSFAPYVLTWQDDFCYLVGKCIDTGTLQHFRVDCLTSIEILEETFEKDKFNLQLYTEQHFLRFSREGTEVEIRFAAHLYPKLIDEFGPSVSIEREKDGEIIVRLHTLRQDLLKSWILEWGGEAEVLKPESLRNAIKKEIADMQAIYKD; encoded by the coding sequence ATGGTGCAAAGTAACCAGCGTCGATTGTTATTACTAAGGAAACTGATTGATGAAGAAACAGACTATGAAAATAAGATCAGCATTCAGGAAATCATCGAAAGACTTAAAGCCTCGCTACCGCAAATGAAGATGGATGCAAGAACAATCCGAGCAGACCTTCAGGCGCTTGATGCAACTGCCTTTAGTATTTACAGTGAAAAAGGCAAGTTCGGAAAATTGCTCTATAGCAGAGGAGAAAGACTATTCAGTAATACTGAGCTTCGCATTCTTCTCGATACTGTATTTGCGGCAAATTTCCTTCCACAAAAGGAAAAGCAGCGAATAGTGGGCAAGCTGAAAACCCTTGTCAGCAGGCCAATGGCAAGAACCTTGCCGGATGTCCTTCTTGACAAAAATGGGCCGAGTTGGCTGTTCGACAGAGTGCAGCTTCAAGTTCAAACACTGCAAAATGCTATGAACGGAAATAGACAAATCCAATTCGTATATCGGAAACTTGAAGAAAAGGAAAATGTAAAAAGCTTTGCCCCGTATGTTCTCACTTGGCAAGATGATTTTTGCTATCTTGTCGGCAAATGTATAGATACGGGAACGCTTCAGCATTTTCGAGTTGATTGCTTGACCAGTATCGAAATTCTTGAAGAGACATTCGAAAAGGATAAATTCAATTTACAGCTTTATACGGAACAACATTTTTTACGCTTTTCAAGGGAAGGAACAGAAGTCGAGATTCGCTTTGCGGCACATCTTTATCCGAAGCTAATTGATGAATTTGGACCATCTGTTTCAATTGAAAGAGAGAAGGATGGAGAAATAATCGTTCGTTTGCACACATTAAGGCAAGATCTGCTGAAAAGCTGGATTCTGGAATGGGGCGGGGAAGCAGAAGTTCTTAAGCCTGAATCCCTTCGTAATGCTATAAAAAAAGAGATTGCCGACATGCAGGCAATATATAAAGACTGA
- a CDS encoding ABC-F family ATP-binding cassette domain-containing protein, producing the protein MITVNNVSLRYGDKKLFEDVNLKFTPGNCYGVIGANGAGKSTFLKVLSGEIEPNSGNVSLSPGERLTFLKQDHFAYEDVQVLETVLIGHEKLYKVKQEKDAIYMKADFTEEDGMRAAELEGEFAELNGWEAESDAAILLKGLGVDESKHDLKMEQLAEDDKVKVLLAQALFGNPDILLLDEPTNGLDIQAIQWLEEFLINFENTVIVVSHDRYFLNKVCTHIADVDFGKIQIYIGNYDFWYESSQLAQRMAQEQNKKKEEKIKELQAFVARFSANASKSKQATSRKKMLDNITLDDIKPSSRKYPYIAFTPEREIGNDLLRVEGLSKTINGKKVLNNVSFTINKDDKVAFLGRDDIAKTTLFRILMGELEPDEGTFKWGVTTSQSYFPKDNSEYFEEEPKPLVDWLRQYSPEDETETFLRGFLGRMLFSGEQALKKSNVLSGGEKVRCMLAKMMLSNANVLVMDEPTNHLDLESITSLNNGLITFKGSILFSSHDHEFVNSIANRLIEITPTGIIDKEISYDEYARDKDLQKKISSMYAVAEAQ; encoded by the coding sequence ATGATTACCGTTAACAATGTAAGTTTACGATATGGTGACAAGAAACTGTTCGAAGATGTGAATCTCAAGTTCACTCCAGGCAACTGCTACGGAGTAATCGGTGCAAATGGTGCCGGTAAATCAACATTCCTGAAGGTCCTTTCTGGAGAAATCGAGCCGAATAGCGGCAATGTCTCACTTTCACCAGGTGAACGTCTTACATTCCTTAAGCAGGATCACTTTGCTTATGAAGATGTTCAAGTCTTGGAAACTGTTCTCATTGGACATGAAAAGCTATATAAAGTGAAACAGGAAAAAGATGCAATTTATATGAAGGCCGACTTCACTGAAGAAGATGGCATGCGTGCTGCCGAACTTGAAGGCGAATTCGCCGAGTTGAACGGTTGGGAAGCGGAATCAGATGCAGCCATCCTTTTAAAGGGTCTCGGTGTAGATGAGTCCAAACATGATTTGAAGATGGAGCAGCTTGCAGAAGATGATAAAGTAAAAGTACTTCTTGCACAGGCTCTGTTCGGCAACCCTGATATCCTTCTACTGGATGAGCCGACAAACGGTCTCGACATCCAGGCAATCCAATGGCTTGAAGAATTCCTGATCAACTTTGAAAACACGGTCATCGTTGTTTCCCACGACCGTTATTTCCTAAATAAAGTTTGTACACATATTGCTGATGTTGACTTTGGCAAAATCCAAATCTACATCGGTAACTATGATTTCTGGTATGAGTCCAGTCAGCTTGCACAGCGCATGGCTCAAGAACAGAACAAGAAGAAAGAAGAAAAAATCAAGGAATTGCAAGCATTCGTTGCTCGTTTTAGCGCCAATGCATCCAAATCCAAACAGGCGACTTCCCGTAAGAAGATGCTCGACAACATCACACTTGATGATATCAAGCCTTCTTCCCGCAAGTACCCTTACATTGCTTTTACACCAGAGCGTGAGATTGGTAACGACCTCCTTCGTGTAGAAGGGCTAAGTAAAACAATCAACGGCAAGAAAGTGCTTAACAATGTAAGCTTTACAATTAATAAGGATGATAAAGTTGCGTTCCTTGGTCGTGATGATATCGCTAAGACAACACTTTTCCGCATTCTAATGGGTGAGTTGGAACCTGATGAGGGAACGTTCAAATGGGGCGTAACGACGTCACAGTCATACTTCCCTAAGGATAATTCCGAGTACTTTGAAGAAGAACCGAAGCCGCTCGTTGACTGGTTACGTCAATATTCCCCTGAAGATGAAACAGAAACATTCCTGCGCGGATTCCTTGGCAGAATGCTCTTCTCAGGCGAGCAGGCACTCAAGAAGTCCAACGTCCTTTCCGGTGGAGAAAAAGTACGCTGCATGCTTGCTAAAATGATGCTCAGCAATGCCAATGTACTTGTCATGGATGAGCCGACAAACCACCTTGACCTGGAGTCCATCACATCACTTAACAACGGTCTGATCACTTTCAAAGGTTCCATACTGTTCTCCTCTCATGACCATGAGTTCGTTAACAGTATTGCTAACCGCTTGATCGAAATCACACCGACTGGCATCATCGATAAGGAAATCAGCTACGATGAGTATGCCCGTGATAAAGACTTGCAGAAAAAGATTAGCAGCATGTACGCTGTTGCTGAAGCACAATAA